In one Paracoccus everestensis genomic region, the following are encoded:
- a CDS encoding DUF2849 domain-containing protein, translating to MSKAFTPTAAKPGVITANDLREGHNVWMCEDGWTADPAHATLFEDEAIADLALLKAVGQSNIVVGPYLVEARRGPNGPEPAHFREAFRQRGPSNYFHGIQTLKQANLTEASNV from the coding sequence ATGAGCAAAGCCTTCACCCCGACTGCCGCGAAACCCGGCGTTATCACCGCAAACGATTTGCGCGAAGGCCATAACGTCTGGATGTGCGAGGATGGCTGGACCGCCGACCCCGCCCACGCGACCCTTTTCGAGGACGAGGCCATCGCCGATCTGGCGCTGCTGAAGGCGGTGGGCCAGTCCAACATCGTCGTCGGCCCCTATCTGGTCGAGGCACGGCGCGGCCCCAATGGTCCCGAACCCGCCCATTTCCGCGAAGCGTTCCGGCAGCGCGGGCCGTCGAATTACTTCCACGGCATCCAGACCCTGAAGCAAGCCAACCTGACCGAGGCCAGCAATGTTTGA
- a CDS encoding Lrp/AsnC family transcriptional regulator, producing the protein MSEQLPQIAGATKTNFRLDEVDRKILSLLQEDASLSLDQIADRVGASKTPVWNRIRKLREAGVIRRQVAILDPEALGLEACFFVLIRTSEHDKTWAARFLKALRERPEVIEAHRLAGDIDYILKVQVRNARAYDRFYQSLIGEVKIHNVTALLSMEEIKATSALPIPDVTR; encoded by the coding sequence ATGTCAGAACAGCTTCCACAGATTGCCGGTGCCACCAAAACGAATTTCCGGCTGGACGAGGTGGATCGCAAAATCCTGTCCCTGCTGCAAGAGGATGCAAGCCTGTCGCTGGACCAGATCGCCGACCGCGTGGGCGCGTCCAAGACCCCCGTCTGGAACCGGATCCGCAAGCTGCGAGAGGCTGGCGTGATCCGCCGCCAGGTCGCGATCCTGGACCCCGAGGCCCTGGGGCTGGAGGCCTGCTTCTTCGTGCTGATCCGCACCAGCGAACACGACAAGACCTGGGCCGCGCGGTTCCTCAAGGCGCTTCGCGAACGCCCCGAGGTGATCGAGGCCCACCGGCTGGCGGGCGACATCGACTATATCCTGAAGGTGCAGGTCAGGAACGCGCGCGCCTATGACCGCTTCTACCAGTCGCTGATCGGCGAGGTGAAGATCCACAACGTCACCGCGCTGTTGTCGATGGAGGAGATCAAGGCGACCAGTGCGCTTCCCATCCCGGATGTTACGCGCTAG
- the arsC gene encoding arsenate reductase (glutaredoxin) (This arsenate reductase requires both glutathione and glutaredoxin to convert arsenate to arsenite, after which the efflux transporter formed by ArsA and ArsB can extrude the arsenite from the cell, providing resistance.), with amino-acid sequence MSDYTIWHNPKCSTSRFVLQALQDAGADVTVRDYLAQPPSTVELRAALDRLGMAPRDLLRRRNTPYDDLGLGDPKLSDDALIQAMSDHPALIERPVVFGPAGARLCRPKETVFDLLAR; translated from the coding sequence ATGTCCGACTATACCATCTGGCACAATCCGAAATGCTCGACCTCGCGCTTTGTGCTGCAAGCCTTGCAGGATGCCGGGGCGGATGTGACGGTGCGCGATTATCTGGCGCAGCCCCCTTCGACTGTCGAACTGCGCGCGGCCCTGGACCGGCTGGGCATGGCCCCCCGCGACCTGCTGCGGCGCAGGAACACGCCTTATGACGATCTGGGCCTGGGCGACCCGAAGCTGTCCGACGATGCGCTGATCCAGGCGATGTCGGATCACCCCGCGCTGATCGAACGCCCGGTGGTCTTCGGCCCGGCGGGCGCACGGCTGTGCCGGCCCAAGGAAACCGTCTTCGACCTGCTGGCACGCTGA
- a CDS encoding OsmC family protein, with protein sequence MPVVSISLMNVPGTEAAVGWAGTHCIIADRPEGKAGGMGLGFNGAQLLALAIGGCFCNDLRYIAHRRGVSVASLAVKVHLTMEGDPPIATGAEMVVQCAMDDGSDPQPLIDEARNSSMVGCSLQRGIPVSISAAQGG encoded by the coding sequence ATGCCTGTTGTCAGCATCAGCCTGATGAACGTTCCGGGGACCGAGGCCGCGGTGGGCTGGGCCGGCACCCATTGCATCATCGCCGACCGTCCCGAGGGCAAGGCGGGGGGCATGGGCCTGGGGTTCAACGGCGCGCAGTTGCTGGCCTTGGCCATCGGCGGGTGCTTCTGCAACGACCTGCGCTATATCGCGCACAGGCGAGGGGTCTCTGTCGCCTCGCTAGCGGTCAAGGTGCATCTGACGATGGAGGGTGATCCGCCAATCGCCACCGGGGCCGAGATGGTGGTGCAATGCGCCATGGATGACGGATCGGACCCGCAGCCCTTGATCGACGAGGCCAGGAACAGTTCGATGGTCGGCTGCTCCCTGCAGCGCGGCATCCCGGTTTCAATTTCGGCAGCACAGGGCGGCTAG
- the mgrA gene encoding L-glyceraldehyde 3-phosphate reductase, translating to MYKPASDRYDRMQYRRCGRSGLLLPAISLGLWHNFGHDTPHQTKRDICRTAFDLGITHFDLANNYGPPPGSAEEAFGDILRTDFAGLRDELVISSKAGWRMWPGPYGEFGSRKYLVQSCDQSLKRMGLDHVDIFYSHRFDPDTPLEETMGALDHIVRSGRALYVGISSYNSARTREAVAILRDLGTPCLIHQPSYNLLNRWIERDRLLDTLDDSGMGSIVFTPLAQGMLTGKYLNGIPADSRAAQGKSLAQDWLTDDMIQRLNGLNDLAAARGQSLAQMGVAWTLRDGRVTSALIGASRPSQVTDCVGALDRLDFTAEELSRIDDLSAGGDVNIWRGSTEDAGEG from the coding sequence ATGTATAAACCTGCAAGCGACCGTTACGACCGGATGCAATACCGCCGCTGCGGGCGGTCCGGGCTGCTGCTGCCCGCGATCAGCCTGGGGCTGTGGCACAATTTCGGCCATGACACGCCCCACCAGACCAAGCGCGACATCTGCCGCACGGCCTTTGATCTGGGCATCACCCATTTCGACCTGGCCAACAACTATGGCCCGCCCCCCGGCAGCGCCGAGGAGGCCTTCGGGGACATCCTGCGCACCGATTTTGCCGGACTTCGCGACGAACTGGTCATCAGCAGCAAGGCCGGATGGCGGATGTGGCCCGGTCCTTATGGCGAATTCGGAAGCCGCAAATACCTGGTCCAATCCTGCGACCAGTCGCTGAAGCGGATGGGCCTGGATCACGTCGATATCTTCTATTCCCACCGCTTCGATCCCGACACGCCCCTGGAGGAAACCATGGGCGCGCTGGATCATATCGTCCGGTCGGGACGCGCGCTTTACGTGGGCATCAGCAGCTATAACAGCGCCCGCACGCGCGAGGCAGTGGCGATCCTGCGTGACCTGGGAACGCCCTGCCTGATCCACCAGCCCAGCTATAACCTGCTGAACCGCTGGATCGAGCGTGACAGGTTGCTGGACACGCTGGATGATTCGGGCATGGGCAGCATCGTCTTTACGCCGCTGGCCCAGGGGATGCTGACGGGCAAATACCTGAACGGCATCCCTGCCGACAGCCGCGCGGCCCAGGGCAAGTCGCTGGCGCAGGATTGGCTGACGGATGACATGATCCAGCGCCTGAACGGGTTGAACGACCTGGCGGCCGCACGCGGGCAAAGCCTGGCGCAGATGGGGGTGGCCTGGACCCTGCGCGACGGTCGGGTGACCAGTGCGCTGATCGGCGCCTCGCGTCCGTCCCAGGTTACGGATTGCGTCGGCGCACTGGATCGGCTGGATTTCACCGCCGAAGAACTGTCCCGCATCGACGATCTGTCGGCAGGCGGCGATGTGAACATCTGGCGCGGATCGACCGAGGACGCGGGCGAGGGGTAA
- a CDS encoding DUF3253 domain-containing protein: MGRLHPGTTCCPSKIARDLAADWRPLMQPIRDQALRLADQGLLSITQGGTRIAGPDVRGPIRLGPAPSTEDRDV; this comes from the coding sequence GTGGGACGGCTGCATCCCGGCACGACCTGCTGTCCCAGCAAAATCGCGCGCGACTTGGCCGCCGACTGGCGGCCGCTGATGCAGCCGATCCGGGATCAGGCCTTGCGGCTGGCGGACCAGGGCTTGCTGAGCATCACCCAGGGCGGAACGCGGATCGCCGGGCCGGATGTCCGGGGACCGATCCGCCTTGGACCCGCCCCATCAACCGAGGACCGCGATGTATAA
- the ileS gene encoding isoleucine--tRNA ligase → MAADTSADPVTADAPDYRDTVFLPQTEFPMRAGLPQREPEWLARWERIGIYDRLRERAEGRSPFILHDGPPYANGHLHIGHALNKTIKDIIVRSHQMMGRDARYVPGWDCHGLPIEWKIEEKYRAEGRDKDAVDVVEFRQECRRFADEWIDIQRQEFKRLGITGKWDDPYLTMDFHAEAVIAAEFMKLVMNGALYQGSKPVMWSPVEKTALAEAEVEYKDHTSHTIWVRFKVFTHGVSGTADPNRSTIEQIPAGLGDLIHSSVVIWTTTPWTIPQNRAVAYNPAIAYGLYEVRSVAENATAQAGETLVLADALADSVMKSAKVEDFARLRDVSSDELSGLSLAHPLRGVDGGDGEWDYDVPLLPGDHVTDDAGTGFVHTAPSHGDDDYQLGLRFKLPMTYNVEPDGSYRKDLPLFGGQAIIDADGKDGPANVSVIKQLAYAGALLAKGKIKHSYPHSWRSKAPLIYRNTPQWFAAIDKPLADGMGQHGDTIRTRALTSIDKLVKWWPQTGRNRIHSMVENRPDWVLSRQRAWGVPLTCFVRRGTKPTDNDFLLRDQRVNDRIIAAFEADGADVWYRDGFKAQVLDGIVNPDDYDQVTDVLDVWFDSGSTHAFVLRDRADGAPDGIADVYLEGTDQHRGWFQSSLLQGCATKGRAPYRNVVTHGFTLDEKGMKMSKSLGNTIVPAKVIEQYGADILRLWVAQADYTADQRIGPEILKGTADSYRRLRNTLRFLLGALDGFSDAEKIDPAQMPELEQWVLHRLAQLDHAVRKGYDQFDFQGVFQTLFQFCTVDLSAFYFDIRKDALYCDAPGDPRRRAARTVLDTVFHRLVTWLAPILPFTTEDVWLSRFPSDDDSVHLHDFPATPADWLNEPLAAKWDHVRRARRVVTAALEVKRTDKTIGASLEAAPVVHVEDADMLAALKSMDFADVCITSDLSLTLDPAPAEAFRMAETPGIGVVFELAEGEKCQRCWKILPDVGTHDHPGVCARCDDVLA, encoded by the coding sequence ATGGCCGCCGATACCTCTGCCGATCCCGTCACCGCCGACGCCCCCGATTACCGCGACACCGTGTTCCTGCCGCAGACCGAGTTTCCCATGCGCGCGGGCCTGCCGCAGCGCGAACCCGAATGGCTGGCCCGCTGGGAACGCATCGGCATCTATGACCGCCTGCGCGAACGCGCCGAAGGCCGCTCGCCCTTCATCCTGCATGATGGCCCGCCCTATGCCAACGGCCACCTGCATATCGGCCACGCGCTGAACAAGACCATCAAGGACATCATCGTGCGCAGCCACCAGATGATGGGCCGCGACGCGCGCTATGTCCCCGGCTGGGACTGCCACGGGTTGCCGATCGAATGGAAGATCGAGGAGAAGTATCGCGCCGAGGGCCGTGACAAGGACGCCGTGGACGTGGTCGAGTTCCGCCAGGAATGCCGCCGCTTTGCCGACGAATGGATCGACATCCAGCGGCAGGAATTCAAGCGCCTGGGCATTACCGGAAAATGGGACGACCCCTATCTGACGATGGATTTCCATGCCGAGGCGGTGATCGCGGCCGAGTTCATGAAGCTGGTCATGAACGGCGCGCTGTATCAGGGGTCCAAGCCCGTGATGTGGTCGCCGGTGGAAAAGACCGCCCTGGCCGAGGCCGAGGTCGAATACAAGGACCACACCAGCCACACGATCTGGGTGCGGTTTAAGGTATTCACCCATGGAGTCTCTGGCACTGCTGATCCCAACCGTTCAACGATTGAGCAAATTCCGGCAGGACTTGGAGATTTGATCCATTCATCGGTGGTGATCTGGACCACCACGCCCTGGACTATTCCGCAGAACCGGGCAGTCGCTTATAACCCAGCGATTGCCTATGGCCTTTATGAAGTCAGGTCCGTGGCCGAGAATGCGACTGCTCAGGCGGGCGAGACCTTGGTTCTGGCGGACGCGCTGGCAGACAGCGTCATGAAATCCGCGAAGGTCGAGGATTTTGCGCGACTGCGCGATGTGTCGAGTGATGAACTGTCCGGCCTGTCCCTTGCCCATCCCCTGCGCGGCGTCGACGGTGGCGATGGCGAATGGGACTATGACGTACCCCTTCTGCCCGGCGATCACGTCACCGACGACGCGGGTACGGGCTTTGTCCATACCGCGCCCAGCCACGGCGACGACGACTATCAGCTTGGCCTGCGCTTCAAGCTGCCGATGACCTATAACGTCGAACCCGACGGCAGCTATCGCAAGGACCTGCCGCTGTTCGGCGGGCAGGCGATCATCGACGCGGATGGCAAGGACGGGCCTGCCAATGTCAGCGTCATCAAGCAGCTGGCCTATGCCGGCGCGCTGCTGGCCAAGGGCAAGATTAAGCACTCCTACCCTCATAGCTGGCGATCCAAGGCGCCGCTGATCTATCGCAACACGCCGCAATGGTTCGCTGCTATCGACAAGCCGCTGGCCGACGGCATGGGCCAGCACGGCGACACGATCCGCACGCGGGCGCTGACCAGCATCGACAAGCTGGTGAAATGGTGGCCGCAGACCGGGCGGAACCGGATCCATTCCATGGTGGAAAACCGCCCCGACTGGGTGCTGTCGCGCCAGCGGGCCTGGGGCGTGCCGCTGACCTGTTTCGTGCGTCGCGGCACCAAGCCCACCGACAATGACTTCCTGCTGCGCGACCAGCGGGTCAACGACCGCATCATCGCGGCGTTTGAGGCAGACGGCGCCGATGTCTGGTATCGCGACGGCTTCAAGGCCCAGGTTCTGGACGGCATCGTGAACCCGGACGATTACGATCAGGTCACCGACGTGCTGGACGTGTGGTTCGACAGCGGATCCACCCATGCCTTCGTGCTGCGCGACCGGGCCGACGGCGCCCCAGACGGGATCGCCGACGTCTATCTGGAAGGCACCGACCAGCATCGCGGCTGGTTCCAGTCGTCCTTGCTGCAAGGCTGCGCGACCAAGGGACGCGCGCCCTATCGCAACGTGGTGACGCATGGCTTCACCCTGGACGAAAAGGGCATGAAGATGTCCAAGTCGCTGGGCAACACCATCGTCCCGGCCAAGGTGATCGAGCAATACGGCGCCGATATCCTGCGCCTGTGGGTGGCGCAGGCCGATTACACCGCCGACCAGCGGATCGGGCCGGAAATCCTGAAAGGTACCGCCGACAGCTATCGCCGCTTGCGCAACACGCTGCGCTTCCTGCTGGGCGCGCTGGACGGGTTCAGCGATGCCGAAAAGATCGACCCGGCCCAGATGCCGGAGTTGGAGCAGTGGGTGCTGCACCGGCTGGCGCAACTGGATCACGCAGTGCGCAAGGGATACGACCAGTTCGACTTCCAGGGCGTGTTCCAGACGCTGTTCCAGTTCTGCACCGTGGATCTGTCGGCGTTCTATTTCGACATCCGCAAGGACGCGCTTTACTGCGATGCGCCCGGCGACCCGCGCCGCCGCGCCGCGCGGACGGTGCTGGACACCGTGTTCCACCGCCTTGTGACCTGGCTGGCCCCGATCCTGCCCTTCACGACCGAGGATGTGTGGCTGTCGCGCTTCCCCTCTGACGACGACAGCGTGCATCTGCACGACTTCCCGGCCACGCCCGCCGATTGGCTGAACGAGCCTCTGGCCGCGAAATGGGACCATGTGCGCCGCGCCCGCCGCGTTGTCACCGCCGCCTTGGAGGTCAAGCGCACCGACAAGACCATCGGCGCCAGCCTGGAGGCCGCGCCCGTTGTCCATGTCGAGGACGCGGATATGCTGGCCGCGCTCAAATCCATGGATTTCGCGGATGTCTGCATCACCTCGGATCTGTCGCTGACGCTGGACCCGGCCCCGGCCGAGGCGTTCCGCATGGCGGAGACCCCCGGCATCGGCGTGGTCTTTGAACTGGCGGAAGGCGAGAAGTGCCAGCGATGCTGGAAGATCCTGCCCGATGTGGGGACGCACGACCATCCCGGGGTCTGCGCCCGCTGCGACGACGTGCTGGCATGA
- a CDS encoding DUF6635 family protein, which yields MPATLTDDVLRRRKDAVTRFVRDRYGPRGSLRLHRAALGWDLLRAPVNVMLSPVFLLTRLLAWALPRLGARRAGAWLGARRVFLPSDMGRVIAADLIRLVADLDASGIGPNAPSPAVRREAAALAETRNAVSEITTSIIVLAGGWLLFSRATPGVISLAGPLAEIRAHSTAVRDFLLGDSLGKAWYWAFPVELSPWEVLLTGVALAVAGSLVTTFAGLIADPVQLWAGTHRRRILRLLDRLDRAQPGPGLEREHLLARAGDLSEAMLMLWRNLR from the coding sequence GTGCCCGCAACCCTGACCGATGATGTGCTGCGCCGCCGCAAAGATGCGGTAACGCGCTTCGTGCGCGACCGATACGGGCCGCGCGGCAGCCTGCGCCTGCACCGCGCGGCGCTTGGCTGGGATCTGTTGCGTGCGCCGGTCAACGTGATGCTGTCGCCGGTCTTTCTGCTGACCCGGCTGCTGGCCTGGGCGCTGCCGCGCCTGGGGGCAAGACGCGCGGGCGCCTGGCTGGGCGCGCGGCGGGTTTTTTTGCCATCCGACATGGGCCGGGTGATCGCGGCAGACCTGATCCGCCTGGTGGCCGACCTGGACGCATCGGGCATTGGTCCCAACGCCCCGTCCCCCGCCGTCCGCCGCGAAGCCGCCGCCCTGGCCGAAACCCGCAATGCCGTGTCCGAGATCACCACCTCGATCATCGTGCTGGCAGGCGGCTGGCTGCTGTTCAGCCGCGCGACGCCGGGCGTGATCTCTCTGGCCGGTCCGCTGGCCGAGATCCGCGCCCATTCCACGGCAGTCCGCGATTTCCTGCTGGGCGACAGCCTTGGCAAAGCCTGGTACTGGGCCTTTCCCGTGGAACTGTCCCCGTGGGAGGTCCTGCTGACCGGCGTCGCCTTGGCCGTGGCGGGATCCCTGGTCACGACCTTTGCCGGACTGATCGCCGATCCGGTCCAGCTTTGGGCCGGCACGCATCGCCGCCGCATCTTGCGCCTGCTGGACCGGCTGGACCGCGCCCAGCCCGGACCGGGCCTGGAACGCGAACACTTGCTGGCGCGGGCGGGCGACCTGTCGGAAGCCATGCTGATGCTGTGGCGAAACCTTCGCTAA
- the queF gene encoding preQ(1) synthase has protein sequence MTHYTDALTQLGAKADLPASPGQAVLERVPNPQADEVYAVRFTQPEFTSLCPITGQPDFAHLVIDYVPGEWLVESKSLKLFLGSFRNHGAFHEDCTVGIGKRLVDAIAPQWLRIGGYWYPRGGMPIDVFWQTGAAPAGLWLPDQGVAGYRGRG, from the coding sequence ATGACCCATTACACCGACGCCCTGACCCAGCTTGGCGCGAAAGCCGACCTTCCCGCCAGTCCCGGACAGGCGGTGCTGGAACGCGTCCCGAACCCCCAGGCCGACGAGGTTTACGCGGTCCGCTTCACCCAGCCCGAATTCACCAGCCTGTGCCCGATCACCGGCCAGCCGGATTTCGCGCATCTGGTGATCGATTATGTGCCGGGCGAGTGGCTGGTGGAATCCAAGTCGCTGAAGCTGTTCCTGGGCAGCTTCCGCAACCATGGCGCCTTTCACGAGGATTGCACCGTCGGTATCGGCAAGCGGCTGGTGGATGCCATCGCACCGCAATGGCTGCGCATCGGCGGTTACTGGTATCCGCGCGGCGGGATGCCCATCGACGTCTTCTGGCAAACGGGTGCTGCGCCTGCGGGGCTGTGGCTGCCCGACCAGGGCGTGGCGGGCTATCGCGGACGCGGTTAG
- a CDS encoding group III truncated hemoglobin, with protein sequence MIPPRFDVTADQIDQVVAVFYGAVRRHEVLGPVFAGHIADWPGHEAKIAAFWRNAILYERSYDGNPMRVHMQAGDVRADHFPIWLGLFDETLRRTLPPDAARAWSALAHRIGAGLRMGVEDLRERRTGVPILR encoded by the coding sequence ATGATCCCGCCCCGCTTCGACGTCACCGCAGACCAGATCGACCAGGTCGTCGCCGTCTTCTATGGCGCCGTCCGCCGACACGAGGTGCTTGGCCCCGTCTTTGCAGGCCACATCGCCGACTGGCCCGGTCACGAGGCGAAGATTGCCGCCTTTTGGCGCAACGCGATCCTGTACGAACGCAGCTATGACGGCAATCCGATGCGTGTGCATATGCAGGCGGGGGATGTGCGGGCGGATCACTTTCCGATCTGGCTGGGGCTGTTCGATGAAACCTTGCGCCGCACCCTGCCCCCGGACGCCGCCCGTGCCTGGTCTGCCCTGGCGCACCGGATCGGTGCCGGATTGCGCATGGGGGTCGAGGATCTGCGGGAACGCCGGACGGGGGTTCCCATCCTGCGTTAA
- a CDS encoding trimeric intracellular cation channel family protein, whose protein sequence is MTPGVLILLLDYAAVLVFALTGALVASRAQLDLVGFIFFATLTGIGGGTTRDMILNRDAVFWVQQPELILLTSGAAVLVFFTAHLFESRYSLIVWLDAFALAVAVPAGAGVALAAGVSPIVVVAMGVVTGTFGGLIRDVVGNELPMVLKQGELYVTAAFGGAVVAVALIGVGMPRPVALIFCGLVVIALRAGSLLLGWSLPTYRARPPRR, encoded by the coding sequence GTGACGCCGGGCGTCCTGATCCTGCTGCTGGATTATGCCGCGGTGCTGGTCTTTGCGCTGACCGGCGCCCTGGTCGCCAGCCGGGCGCAACTGGATCTGGTGGGCTTTATATTCTTTGCGACCCTGACCGGCATCGGCGGCGGCACCACGCGCGACATGATCCTGAACCGCGATGCGGTGTTCTGGGTGCAGCAGCCCGAACTTATCCTGCTGACATCGGGCGCGGCGGTGCTGGTGTTCTTCACCGCGCATCTGTTCGAAAGCCGCTACAGCCTGATCGTCTGGCTGGACGCATTTGCCCTGGCGGTGGCTGTCCCCGCCGGCGCGGGCGTGGCCCTGGCGGCGGGCGTCAGCCCAATTGTCGTCGTGGCCATGGGTGTCGTGACCGGCACCTTCGGCGGGCTGATCCGCGATGTGGTGGGCAACGAACTGCCCATGGTGCTGAAGCAGGGCGAACTGTATGTGACTGCGGCCTTTGGCGGCGCGGTCGTTGCCGTGGCGCTGATCGGGGTGGGAATGCCCCGACCGGTGGCGCTGATCTTTTGCGGCCTGGTCGTGATCGCCCTGCGCGCCGGCAGCCTGCTTTTGGGGTGGAGCCTGCCGACCTATCGCGCTCGTCCGCCCCGGCGTTAA
- the rnhA gene encoding ribonuclease HI has product MAELFAWTDGACSGNPGPGGWGVLMRAMDGGTVVKERELAGGEALTTNNRMELMAAISALEVLARPSTITITTDSAYVKNGVTQWIHGWKRNGWKTADRKPVKNVELWQRLDDAQRRHSVIWAWIKGHAGHPENERADELARGGMAPFKPGKAVG; this is encoded by the coding sequence ATGGCTGAGCTTTTCGCCTGGACCGATGGCGCGTGCAGCGGCAATCCCGGCCCGGGTGGCTGGGGCGTGTTGATGCGCGCAATGGACGGCGGTACCGTTGTCAAGGAACGCGAACTGGCGGGCGGCGAGGCGCTGACCACCAACAACCGGATGGAGTTGATGGCGGCGATTTCCGCGCTCGAGGTTCTGGCCCGGCCAAGCACCATCACCATCACCACCGACAGCGCCTATGTGAAGAACGGCGTGACCCAGTGGATCCACGGCTGGAAGCGCAACGGCTGGAAGACCGCCGACCGCAAGCCCGTCAAGAACGTCGAGTTGTGGCAGCGCCTGGATGACGCGCAGCGGCGCCACAGCGTGATCTGGGCCTGGATCAAGGGTCATGCGGGCCATCCCGAAAACGAACGCGCCGACGAACTGGCACGCGGCGGCATGGCGCCCTTCAAGCCCGGGAAGGCCGTGGGGTGA
- a CDS encoding glutathione S-transferase family protein codes for MRLFSMPSSGNSYKVRLLLSLLGRTVETVDVEYQTRALDHARETGRLPFGKSPVLELDDGRLLPESNAILCWLGEGTGFVPADPFGRAEMLSWMFWEQNQHEGVIAVRAALLTYPHRRAQATPDRMAALLDSGHALLGVMEDRLAARDWLVGDGVSLADICLYSYTHTAGERGGFDMARFPAINRWLARVAALPGYAGLDG; via the coding sequence ATGAGACTTTTTTCCATGCCGTCCTCGGGCAACAGCTACAAGGTGCGGCTGCTGCTGTCCCTGTTGGGGCGGACGGTCGAGACGGTCGATGTCGAATACCAGACCCGGGCCCTAGACCACGCCAGGGAAACCGGGCGGCTGCCCTTTGGCAAATCGCCAGTGCTGGAACTGGACGACGGGCGGCTGCTGCCGGAATCGAATGCGATCCTGTGCTGGCTGGGCGAGGGGACGGGGTTTGTCCCTGCCGACCCGTTCGGGCGGGCGGAAATGCTGTCCTGGATGTTCTGGGAACAAAACCAGCATGAAGGCGTGATCGCCGTGCGCGCCGCGCTGCTGACCTATCCCCATCGCCGTGCGCAGGCCACGCCCGACCGGATGGCCGCGCTGCTGGACAGCGGCCACGCCTTGCTGGGGGTGATGGAGGATCGGCTGGCCGCGCGAGACTGGCTGGTCGGTGACGGGGTCAGCCTGGCCGATATCTGCCTTTATTCCTATACCCACACGGCGGGCGAACGCGGCGGCTTTGACATGGCGCGGTTTCCGGCGATCAACCGCTGGCTTGCCCGTGTGGCGGCATTGCCGGGATATGCGGGGCTGGATGGCTGA
- the ispH gene encoding 4-hydroxy-3-methylbut-2-enyl diphosphate reductase: MENAKPPLMLYLVAPRGFCAGVDRAIKIVELALQKWGAPVYVRHEIVHNKFVVDGLRDQGAIFVEELDDVPDDRPVIFSAHGVPKAVPAEARRRNMIHVDATCPLVTKVHNEAARHHAEGLQMVMIGHEGHPEVLGTMGQLPPGEVILVETVADVATIVPRDPERLAFITQTTLSVDDTAEIVAALQARFPAIVGPAREDICYATTNRQAAVKAVAHKIDALLVIGAPNSSNSKRLVEVGRAAGCAYAQLVMRADQIDWRAIDGAAAVGVTAGASAPEVLVNEVIDAFRARYDVTVEIVETAQENVEFKVPKVLRESA, encoded by the coding sequence ATGGAAAACGCGAAACCGCCCCTGATGCTGTATCTTGTCGCGCCGCGCGGGTTTTGCGCGGGCGTGGACCGTGCCATCAAGATCGTCGAACTGGCGCTGCAGAAATGGGGCGCACCCGTTTATGTCCGCCACGAGATCGTCCACAACAAGTTCGTCGTGGACGGGCTGCGCGACCAGGGCGCGATCTTTGTCGAGGAACTGGACGACGTTCCCGATGACCGCCCGGTGATCTTTTCCGCCCATGGCGTGCCCAAGGCGGTGCCTGCCGAGGCGCGGCGGCGCAACATGATCCACGTGGACGCGACCTGCCCGCTGGTGACCAAGGTCCATAACGAGGCCGCGCGCCATCATGCCGAGGGACTGCAGATGGTGATGATCGGCCATGAGGGTCATCCCGAGGTGCTGGGCACCATGGGCCAACTGCCCCCTGGCGAGGTGATCCTGGTCGAAACCGTCGCCGACGTGGCGACCATCGTGCCCCGCGATCCCGAACGGCTGGCCTTCATCACCCAGACGACCCTGTCGGTCGATGACACGGCGGAAATCGTGGCGGCCTTGCAGGCGCGGTTCCCGGCTATCGTGGGTCCGGCCCGCGAAGACATCTGCTATGCCACCACCAACCGCCAGGCGGCGGTCAAGGCGGTCGCGCACAAGATCGATGCGCTGCTGGTGATCGGGGCGCCGAATTCGTCGAACTCGAAGCGCCTGGTCGAGGTCGGGCGGGCCGCGGGCTGCGCCTATGCGCAGCTGGTGATGCGCGCGGACCAGATCGACTGGCGCGCCATCGACGGCGCGGCGGCCGTCGGCGTCACCGCCGGCGCAAGCGCCCCCGAGGTGCTGGTGAACGAGGTGATCGACGCCTTCCGCGCCCGCTATGACGTGACGGTCGAAATCGTCGAGACGGCGCAGGAAAACGTCGAATTCAAGGTGCCGAAGGTGCTGCGCGAAAGCGCCTGA